In Armatimonadota bacterium, the genomic stretch CATGTCAGTGGTTTTACCTAGCTCTACGGGTGAGGACGACCAGAACATCCGCAGTTAAGTTGTCAATTTTCATTGCGCCGCCCTTGATCGTGGTCGTGGTGTTGAACTCTCGGTCGCCGCTCATGTCGAAGATCTTAGTGTCGTAGACTCCATCCTTCCACTTTGCGTACTTGATCGTGCAGGTTGCTGTGTTGCCATTGCCGACCGCTGAATTGATCCGGATAACAGATTTGTCGCCGTTTGAGGCGAGCAATGCGCTGCTGACAGGCATGATTCCGGGGATATCGATGCTTCGAACCCGGAACCAATCGGGGCCGTTGTTTTCGATTCGCAGGAGATGCTGACCAGCGGTGTAGGGAACCCGGATTGATTCGGCCTTGTTGCCTTGCCCTTTCCACTCTTTGGAAAAGACCTCTTTTCCATCGAGGAAAACCTGAGCTTTGGAGCCGCCAGTCGCGAACTCGGCGAGGTTGATACTCGCCTCGCCAGGCTGCTCGGCAGTGAATTTTATCGAGACTGGCTCGGGCTGCATTTCGCGATGCCCGGTGCCTTGGAAGTAGCCGGAAAGTAGTCCGACCTTCTCAGCGTCCGCAGGGAGGTCGAAAGACATCACGTCGCTCTTCCCCCAACCGCGACCAGGAATTAGCTGAAGGGTTGCTCCTTTGGGCGAATTGACGGCGATCTTTTGGCGTTGGAAGGTCATCGGATCGCCGAGTAAACTTAGTACATCGATGGACCGCTTGTATTCCCCGTACATCCCCGGCTTACTCATCTGATCCCAGTACCAGAATTGCGCCGCTCCCGAGTGTCCCGCGAAGAATGCGCCCCAAATGCCGTCCCGAATGGCCAAGCGATCCGAGTTACCCGAGTCTCCCCAGCCGATTTCTCCGAAGAACAGCGGCGATTTAGGATCGGGAGGTGTCCCCAAAATTAATCCGGAGATGCTGGATGGATATCCATGACCCTGCTTAAAATCCATCTTTGACCAGATGGATTGACCAAGTTCGCTACTAGTGGTTATCAGGTGTCGGTAGGGATCGAGTGATCGGATGTAGGCCCCCATTTCGTCGTGCCATTTTGCCACCGTCTTCCAGTCGGCCCCTTTCCTTATTGCCTCTACAAACTGGACTTCATTGAAGAGTTCCCACGCCATGATTGATGGCGAAGAACCCCAACGGGCGATCGCGTATCGAACGAAGTTCTTCTCTCGTTTGATAGCTTCTGGATGTGTGAAGAATTCGGTTGCGGTATTCAGAAAGCCGCCGTTTTTCTTGTTCCAAGGGTGGTCATTCCAGTTGGGATTGACGTCCGTGCTGACTTGACCGTGATGAAACAGGACGAATTGGA encodes the following:
- a CDS encoding cellulase family glycosylhydrolase — protein: MLIDGYIAPPQVAYSSAPVIGKGIPMTGNPYDAKDNDVVFLVTVKGRTVSFPAYYDAGNWKAKPVFPAAGNYKGFFYRNGTRQGSEITVRAAQTTSGFVYKQGTKFWLTDGKKGQSYWPIGHNLAWQGGQYKFREQMDLMQANGLNWTRIWACHWDNRNPYWPTSFPKPKDGEFSPEVLKRLDETVEGAEKNGLKFQFVLFHHGQVSTDVNPNWNDHPWNKKNGGFLNTATEFFTHPEAIKREKNFVRYAIARWGSSPSIMAWELFNEVQFVEAIRKGADWKTVAKWHDEMGAYIRSLDPYRHLITTSSELGQSIWSKMDFKQGHGYPSSISGLILGTPPDPKSPLFFGEIGWGDSGNSDRLAIRDGIWGAFFAGHSGAAQFWYWDQMSKPGMYGEYKRSIDVLSLLGDPMTFQRQKIAVNSPKGATLQLIPGRGWGKSDVMSFDLPADAEKVGLLSGYFQGTGHREMQPEPVSIKFTAEQPGEASINLAEFATGGSKAQVFLDGKEVFSKEWKGQGNKAESIRVPYTAGQHLLRIENNGPDWFRVRSIDIPGIMPVSSALLASNGDKSVIRINSAVGNGNTATCTIKYAKWKDGVYDTKIFDMSGDREFNTTTTIKGGAMKIDNLTADVLVVLTRRAR